In the genome of Synechococcus sp. CB0101, the window CGCCGCATCCCCCTCGATGCCCTCGAGCGGCATCTGGGCTGGATCGCCGAGCAGGAGCAGATCAGTATCACCGCTGAAGCCCTGCATGTGGTGGCCCAGCGGGCCCAGGGCGGGCTTCGTGATGCCGAAAGCCTGCTCGATCAGCTGAGCTTGCTGCCGCCACCAGTGGAACCCCAGGCGGTGTGGGAGCTGCTGGGGGCCGTGCCCGAGCAGGAACTGCTGCAACTGGCCGAATCACTGGCGGCCGGTGAGCCCCTCGGGCTGATCGAAGCGATTCGCACCCTGCTGGAGCGCGGCCGCGAACCCTCAGCCGTGCTGCAGGGCCTAGCGGGCCTACTGCGGGATCTGGTGCTGGCCGGTGTGGCCCCCGACCGGCTTGAACTCACCAGCTTTTCGCCCCAGTTCCGCAGCGGACTGCCGGATCTGGCGCGGCGCATCGGCAAGGCCCCGCTGCTGCGCTGGCAAGCCCAGCTCAAGGGCAGCGAACAACAGCTGCGCCAGAGCGTGCAACCGCGGCTGTGGCTGGAGGTGCTGCTGCTCGGCCTGCTCGCCGAACCGCAGCAAACCCGCGCCGCCACGCCAGCGGCACCGGCGCCCCCCGTAACGGCGGCCGTGATTGCCCCCCCCGCTGCGGCTGTAGCAGCACCGGCAACCCCTACCGCTCCAGCGCCGGTTGCAGCGAACGCGGCCGCCCCACCGGACAACGCTGAAGCCGCTCCCGCACCTGCCGCCGCACCACCTGCAGCCGCGGCCAACACCGATCTGGTGGAGCTGTGGCAACAGATCCTGGCGGGCCTCGAGCTGCCCTCCACGCGCATGCTGCTCTCGCAGCAAGCCGTTCTGGCCCGCCTGGATCAACAGCGCGCGGTGGTGCAGGTGGCCGGCAACTGGATGGCCATGGTGCAGAGCCGCTTACCACTGCTGGAAAAGGCAGTGGCATCAGCCCTGGGCAGCCCCCGCCAGGTGATGCTCGAAGCCGGTGGCGCGCCCCCACCGCAAACGCCCCCAAGCGCTCCCGAGCGTCCAACACCGGTGCAGGTGCACGTGCCGACACCAGCTCCATCGCCACCCACACCACCGGTCGCGACTGCCCCGCAGGCAGAGCCGGTAGCCACTGCGCCTGAGCCTGCACCCTCAGCTCCCCAACCGTTACCGGTTCCGGCTCCCGTCGCTGCTGCGCCAGAGGTCATTGCTGAAGCACCGAAGCCCCAAGCCGGCCTGATCGACGATCAGGCCAAGCGGCTGGCCGACTTCTTCAACGGCGAAGTGGTGCAACTCGATGGCCCCCTGCCTGAACTCGAAGACGGCAGCGGCGGCAGCCAGGCAGCCTGATTCTTCAACGCAGCGTCAAAGCACCTGGGTGGTGAGGTCCGCCTCCTCGCTGCCTGGGGCCGCGTCATGGCCAGCACCCACATGCAGGGTCTTGGCCCACACCAGCCGCTTGGGCAGCAGTGCCATCCGCAGGGTTGTGTAGGGGATCACCACGAACCAGTGACCCAGATACGCAATCCCCAACGCGAGATTGAAGGGATGCATCCGGGGCAGCGCCGGCCCTTCGTTGCTGCGCAGGCAACCCACGAGGATCGCGCCGCCTGAAAGGCCGAAAGCCACAAACGACAATGGCCACATCAACGGCGTGCTGCGCGTGAGCACGCTGGTGGCTAGATCCGCCACGGCCATCACCGGCAGGGCGTACTGCAGCAGAAAGAAGCCACTGAGATCGAGCTTGCGGGCGGCGCTGGTGGCCGCGCCGGTGAGCGGACCCCAGTAATCAAAAAAGCGCTGCAGACCGCCCTCGGCCCAGCGCTGCCGCTGCCGCCAGAGGCCCATCAGACTGGTCACAGCCTCCTCCTGAACCGGCGGATCCCAGAGCAGCCCCACGGGCTGACCCTGGACCAACAGGCGGAAGCTGAGGTCGAGATCGTCGGTGACGGTGTCTTCGTTGAAGCCATCGCAGGCGAGCACGGCCTGGCGCTGGAGTAGCTGGCCGTTGCCGCGCAACTCCACCACGCCACCGCTGTGCAACCGCCCCTGCTGAATCACCGCATCCAGGGCCATCTCCATGGCCTGAGCGCGGGTCAGCCAGTTCTGATCGGCATTCACCACGGCCTTGCGCAGCTGCACCGCCGACCAACCACCCGCCTCGGCATACGCCACCAGCCGCTGCAGCCCATCGGGTTGCAACTGGGCATCGGCATCGAGCACCAGTAACCAGCGGCCCTGCAATTGGGGCAACAGGGCATTCAGGGCGCCTGATTTGCCGCCACCGGCATCGCGGCTGCGGCGCAGCACCTGCAAGTGCGGGTAGCGCCGTTGATAGTCCTCCAGCACCTCGGGGGTGCGGTCTTCGCTGCCGTCGTCAATCACCCAAAGGCGCAGCTGCTCCGCGGGATACTCCAGATCCGCCAACCGCTCCACCAGGCGACCGATCACCGCCTCTTCATCGCGGGCCGCCACCACCAGATCCACCGCAGGCCAGGCCTGCGGCTCAGGACTCTCCACAACCGCGCCCGCACCACGCAAACGCGGGAGGAACACGCTGCGCACCGCATAGGTGCCGAGCAGAAGCGTGAGCGCCAGGGAGGGCCAGAGGCTTCGGGACGCCGGCAGCGCATGGGGGAGCGCACCAGCCAGACAACAACCGATCAGAAACAATGAGGCCTGCAGTCGGCGGGCTCCTGTGGCTGTGCCCCCGGCGGCCATGGCATGTTCCAGGTCTGCCGAACTTTAGAGGGCTCGCCGTTGGCCATCTGCAGGCAGGGCCTGAATGGGCACCAGCTGCGCACCGGGGTAGTAGCGGCTGAGGATCTGCTGCACGGTCCAGCCCCGAGCCGCGAGATCGATCGCCCCTGCCTGAGACAGCCCGGCCCCATGGCCGAATCCACCCCCGACCACGCTCCAACTGCCTGAGCCGCTGGGGGTGAGCACAAACAAGGTGCTGGGCAACTGGCGGTAAGTGCGGCGGATGGCGTCGCGCTCCAGCACCACCTGGCCCCTCGGCCCCTCGATCGCCAGACGCACCACCCGGCCGCTGGGGCCGCGCTCCAGCACCACTGGCTTCAGGGGTGAGCCCAGGCTGGTCGCCCTAGCCCCCAGACCCTTGCGCAGGCTGGCCTGATCCAGCTGACGCCGCCAACGGAACAGCGGATGGGCCGCACCCACCACCCCAGATTGGCGAGCCAGCAAAGCCGCCACCTCCTGACGATCGAGCGGAAGGGTCAAACCCTGGGGCGGCGCCGAGCGCCAATCGAGAGATGGCTCGAGGTAGGTGAGCTCAGGCAACGGCCAGGCTTCATCTTCATCGGCACTCACGCCGCCATTGCTGGCGTGATACACGGCGTGGATCGGTTCCCCGTTCTGGGCCAGCACCTGCCCCGTTGTGCGGCTGACGGCCTGACGCACCGCCGAACCGGCATGTCGGGGGTCGCTGTACACCTGGCATTGGGTGTCGGAGCAGAGGTGATAGCCATCCACCGCGAAGCGATGCCGGTTGCGCAGGGCCCAGGTGCGAGCCAGCACAGCCTGGGCCGCCAGGGCCGCCGGCGGTGAGCCCGCGCCAATTTCATGGGGCACCACGCCTTGCAGATAACGCTCAAGGGGCACTTGCTCCACCAGCGTCCAACTGCCATAGGCATCGGCCTGCAAACGGAACGGTCCGGCAAACACGCCGCCGTTGAAGCGCAGGCCGCCGGGGGCCTGGATCTGCACCGGACCCTCCAGGCTGCGCCAGCCCGAAGGTGTGTTGAGCTGCAGCACCCGCCGCTGCGTCAGCCGTTGCTGCACCTGCCGGTCGGGATAACCCTTCGGTCCCGCCATGCCCGCAGGAGCCCACACCTCCCAATCGCGGGGATGGGCCACCTCCGCGGCCACGCCGAGCGCCTTCCATGCCAAAGCCGCCTGCTCGGCGGCCTCAAAACTTGCAAAGGGGCCCAGCACACTCCGCCGAATCTCCAGAGGCTTGGCCAGCGGCTGCTGCACCCAGCGCAGCGAAAGACGCCGCGCACTGAACCGTTGCCCCTGGGCGTCGAGCAGCTGCAGAGGCGCCGAGGCCCCCTCCAGAAGCAGCGGCTGCGCCCCCAGATGGGCCGCCAGCGAGACCCAGAGGACCGGCTTCTGCCCTTGCACGGCAGGCGGTTTGGGCACCGGCAACCGGGTGAGTGCTTCCGCCTCTGCCCCCTGGCAACCGGCCGCCAGCAGCGCCAGTGACATCAGGGCTGTGAGGGCTCGAGCAGGGGCCATCGCATTGATGGTGGCGCGGCTCGACCCTAGGGGGAGTTGGCGGAAGGGACTCCCAGGTCGTACCCTCATCGTTTGTGCACGAGCGCGTAGACAATGCCGAAGCTCAAGACCCGCAAAGCAGCCGCCAAGCGGTTCAAAGCCACCGGCAGCGGAAAGTTCATGCGCCGCCACGCTTTCCGCAATCACCTGCTCGACCACAAGAGCCCGAAGCGCAAGCGTTTCCTCGGCACCATGGCCGTGGTTGACGAGCGCGACGCGGACAACGTGCGCGCCATGCTCCCCTACAGCTGAATCGCCCGGCTGACCCGCTGTTTCACCGTTTTCTGAGAACCATCGATGGCACGCGTTAAGAGGGGCAATGTCGCCCGTAAGCGCCGCAACAAGATTCTGCGTTTGGCCCGCGGCTTCCGCGGCGGCAACGGCTCGCTGTTCCGCACCGCCAACCAGCGGGTGATGAAGGCCCTCTGCAACGCGTATCGCGATCGTCGCCGCCGCAAGCGCGACTTCCGTCGTCTGTGGATTGCCCGCATCAACGCCGCCGCTCGCCTGAACGGCCTGAGCTACAGCCGCCTGATCGGTGGCCTGAAGAAGGCCGATGTGCAGCTGAACCGCAAGATGCTGGCCCAGCTGGCCGTTGTGGATCCCGGCAGCTTCACCGCTGTGGTGGGTGCAGCCAAGAGCTGACCGCTAATCTCTGCGCTGCCTGATCAGGTTGGTTGATGGATTTTTCGCTTCCTCAGGCCTACCTGATCGGGCTGCTGGTAATTCTTGGTGGTGCTGCCGTGCTGGTGGCCCGCCAGATCCTGCGGGTCCGTAGCGACGAGGTGGCGTTGATCCGCCTGGAGCAATCCAGCAAAACCGGTGAACAATCCGCCGCCGATCTCTACGAATTGGCCTCCGTTCAGCTGCGCAAGCGGCTCTACGGCCAAGCCATCGACAATCTGAAGCTTGCCAGCAAGATCTCGGCCGCTGAACCCCCCGAAGCCCAGGCGTTGATTGAAAACGCACTGGGCTTTGCGCTGGCAGCCCAAAGCAATTACAGCGCTGCCATTAAGCATTACCGCGCAGCGCTCAGAGCGAAAGCCGACTACCCAGTTGCTCTGAACAACCTCGCCTTCGCCCTCGAGAAGCAGCAAAAGCCCGAGGAAGCCAAGGAGAACTACCTGAAAGTTCTCGAGCTCGACAGCAGCAACGGCACAGCAAAAAAGCGGCTGAAGCGCTTGGAGCGCACAGCCGCTTGATGATCAGAGCGGTCGAATCAACCCCTCACCACAGTCCGCGAATCGCCGGTGCCGCGTTCGCACCCACCGGATTCAGCACCAGCTGACCACCGGGATTGGTGAGGCGGGGTGCGGTCCATCCCGAGAGGGTGAAGCCCTGCAGGCCCAGGAAGCGGCCACCATCCTCGAGGCCGGCGGAGCTCACATCACCGAGCACCAGCAGATCGAGCTGATCAGAACTGGCATTGAGATTGCCCTGCACCGGCAGGGTTGTAGAGCCCACCGTGATCTGACCGCGCAGATCCACCATCTGCCCCATCGCCTGCACGGCCGACACATCCAGTTCCACCGTGACCGGTGCGCCACTGCTGAACGGCTGATAAGTGCCGCTCCACTTGCGGGGCATGGTGGTCGCCAGATCCACCGCGCGCGCAACGGGATCAAAGGTGCGCACAGGTGCCTGCTGGCCGAAATTCTCAGACAGCGGGGTCGACACGGCCACCGGCTCCTGGAAGGGCACTGCACTGCCTACGGGCAGGGGCACGGCAGCCAGCAGCAACGGAATCACAACGGTCACAAGAAGTTGACCAAGGGTAAGGGGGTCTGGGGCGATCGGTCAGGACCGCGCGGTACGTTCGCTGCATGGCCCCGACTGCTGCCGTGACCGCCACCACCAACCAGCTGAACGACCCCCTGGTGATCGGCGGACGCCGCTTCCGCAGCCGCCTGATGACCGGCACCGGCAAATATCCGAGCCTGCAAGCGATGCAAGCCAGCCTGGAGAGCAGCGCCTGCGAGATCGTGACGGTGGCAGTGCGCCGCGTGCAGAGCCAGGCCGCTGGCCACGAAGGGCTGATGGAAGCGATCGACTGGCAGCGCATCTGGATGTTGCCCAACACCGCCGGCTGCGCCACCGCTGAGGAGGCAATCCGCGTGGCGCGGCTCGGGCGGGAGCTGGCCAAGCTGGCCGGCCAGGAAGACAACACCTTCGTGAAACTGGAGGTGATTCCCGACACGCGGCATCTGTTGCCCGATCCGATCGGCACCCTTGAGGCCGCGGAGCAGCTGGTGAAAGAGGGCTTCACGGTGCTGCCCTACATCAATGCCGACCCCCTGCTGGCCAAGCGTCTTGAAGAGGCCGGGTGCGCCACGGTGATGCCCCTGGGCTCTCCGATCGGCTCCGGCCAGGGCATCCGCAACGCGGCGAACATCGCGCTGATCATCGAGAACGCCACGGTGCCAGTGGTGGTGGATGCCGGCCTGGGAGTACCCAGCGAAGCGGCTCAGGCGATGGAGATGGGCGCCGATGCCCTGCTGATCAACAGCGCGATTGCGCTGGCAGGCGATCCCGCCGCCATGGCGCAGGCCATGGCCATGGCCTGCGAAGCAGGTCGCACCGCCTTCCATGCCGGCCGCCTGCCCATCCGCGCCGACGCCAATCCCAGCTCCCCCACCGCTGGCCGGGTGGGCACGTGAAGCTTCCGCAAGGGTGCGAGGCAAATCTCGCCAAGCTCCCTACTGTCGCCTCAGCAACTTCCCACTGCGATGCAGGTCACCGAAGAGGACGGCGGCAGGCTCAACGCCTTTGCCAAGGAACCGCGCATGGAGGTGATGGATGTCGGCGAGACCAGCACCGCCAACAGCAAGCTGCTGCTGATCGGCGGTGCCGTGCTGGTGCTGCTGATGGTGGGTGTGGCCGCAGGGATCAGCTGAATCCCTGTAGTAGCTTGCCCTGACGGAGCGGTGGCCCGATCAGCCGCTCGCCAACCAGGAGTCCAGAGGTGAAGGTTTTCGTTCTCGGCGGTGACGGCTTCTGTGGCTGGCCCTGCGCCGTGAACCTGGCGGATCAGGGCCACGACGTGCTGATCGTCGACAACCTCAGCCGCCGCAAGATCGACATCGATCTGGCGGTCGAGTCGCTGACGCCGATCGCGACCATGCCGGATCGTCTGCGGGCCTGGGAGCAGACCGGCGGCAAGCCGATGCGCTTTGTCCACATGGACATCGCCCATGAGTACCAGCGCCTGCTCGATCTGCTGCTGGAAGAGCGTCCGGATTCGGTGGTGCACTTCGCTGAACAGCGTGCTGCGCCCTATTCGATGAAGAGCAGCGCCACCAAGCGCTACACCGTTGATAACAACGTCAACGGCACCCACAACCTGCTGGCCGCGATCGTGGAGAGCGGCCTCGACATCCACGTGGTGCACCTGGGCACCATGGGCGTGTACGGCTATGGCTCCCACCGCGGCGCCACCATCCCTGAGGGCTACCTGAAGGTGGAAGTGCCCCAGCCGGATGGCTCCCGCTTCGAGGAGGAGATCCTGCACCCGGCCAGCCCGGGCAGCGTCTATCACATGACCAAGACGCTGGATCAGCTGCTCTTCCTCTACTACAACAAGAACGACAAGGTGCGGATCACAGATCTCCACCAAGGCATCGTCTGGGGCACTAACACCGAAGCCACCGACCGCGACCCGCGCCTCACCAACCGCTTCGATTACGACGGTGACTACGGCACGGTGCTCAACCGCTTCCTGATGCAAGCCGCGATCGGATACCCCCTCACCGTGCATGGCACCGGTGGGCAGACCCGCGCCTTCATCCACATCCGCGACTCGGTGAAGTGCGTGCAGCTCGCCCTCGAGAACCCACCCACCAAAGGTGAGCGGGTGAAAATCTTCAACCAGATGACCGAAAGCCATCAGGTGGGTGAACTGGCCAAGAAGGTGGCCGCCCTCACCGGCGCGGAGATCAACCACCTGCCAAACCCCCGCAACGAAGCGGTGGAAAACGATCTGATCGTGGATAACCGCTGCTTCATCGAGCTGGGCCTCAACCCCACCACCCTCGATGACGGTCTCCTGAAGGAAGTGGTGGAAATCGCCGGTCGCTACGCCGATCGCTGCGACCGCAGCCGCATCCCCTGCATCTCGGCCTGGACAAAGACCCAGGAAGCTGCCATTCAGGCGGCCTGATCCCACACGGCCCCTCTGCCTTGAAGATCGCCCTCTTCACCGAAACCTTCCTCCCCAAGGTGGATGGGATCGTCACCCGGCTCACCAAAACCGTGCAGCACCTGGTGGCGGCCGGCGATGAGGTGCTGATCGTTTGCCCGGATGGAGCGCCCGACACCTACATGGGCGCTCAGGTGCTGGGGGTTCCGGCGATGCCGCTGCCCCTCTATCCGGAGCTGAAGCTCGCCCTGCCGCGGCCGATGGTGTCGGATGCCCTCGAGGCCTTCAACCCCGATCTGGTGCATGTGGTGAACCCAGCGGTGCTCGGCCTGGGGGGGATTTGGATCGCCAAAACCAAGGGCTACCCCCTGGTGGCCAGCTACCACACCCATCTACCCAAATACCTCGAGCACTACGGCCTGGGCATGCTCGAGCCGGTGCTGTGGGAGCTGCTCAAGGCCGCTCACAACCAGGCTGAGCTCAATCTCTGCACGTCCACCGCGATGGTGGCGGAGCTCAGCGAGAAGGGCATCCAGCACACCGCCCTCTGGCAGCGCGGTGTCGACACCGAGTTGTTCCGCCCTGAGCTGCGCAACGACGCGATGCGCCAGCGCATGCTGGGGGGCCGCAGCGACACGGGACAACTGCTCCTCTACATCGGCCGCCTCTCCGCCGAGAAACAGATCGAGCGGATCCGGCCCGTGCTCGATGCCCTGCCCGAGGCCCGCCTGGCCCTGGTGGGCGATGGCCCCTACCGCCAGCAGTTGGAAACCCTGTTCGCCGGCAGTGCCGCCACCTTTGTGGGCTATCTGGCCGGAGAAGAGCTGGCCAGCGCCTACGCCAGCGCCGATGCCTTCCTGTTCCCCAGCAGCACCGAAACCCTGGGCTTGGTCTTGTTGGAAGCGATGGCCGCTGGCTGCCCGGTGGTGGGTGCCAACCGCGGCGGCATCCCCGACATCGTGACCGACGGTGTGAACGGCTGCCTCTACGAACCCGACGGAGTGGATGGCGGTGCCGGCAGCCTGACCGCTGCAGCCCTGCGCCTCCTGGGTGATCCCAGTCAGCGGGAACAATTACGCCGCAACGCCCGCCAGGAAGCGGAGCGCTGGGGCTGGGCCGGCGCTACCGAGCAATTGCGCAGCTACTACCGGCAGGTGCTCAGCAGCAACAAGCAACCTGCCCTGGTGGGCTGATCAGCTCTTGCGCAGCTGATTCCACACCTCCAGCACTTTGCGCGCCATCGGCAGGGCATGCACCGAGCCGCCGCCTGGGGTGTTCTGGGCGAAGGCCACCACCACGATCTGGCCGTTGGGATAGGGGGCAAAGCAGGCAAACCAAGCGTGATCCGGGCCGCCGGTGCTGTCTTCGGCGGTGCCGGTCTTACCGGCCGCCGGCGGAAGATTGGGCACATTCAAGCCGGCACCAGTGCCCTCCTGCACCACCTTGCGCAAGCCGCGGGCGATGGTGGCCAAGGTGGCCGGTTTGATGTCCACCTTGGTGCGCCTCGGAGGATCGGTCCAATCCAGCCCCTGATCCACCAGATGGGGCGTGATCAGATAGCCGCCATTGGCAAACACGGCGTAGGCGCGGGCGAGCTGCAGCGGCGTGATCTGCACCACCGACTGTCCGATCGACATGCTGGCCATGTCTTCGGGAATCCAAGGCGTGGTGCCGGGCTTCGACCAGCCGCGGCCCTGGGCTGCCCAGCGCTCGTTGCCCACCAGACCTGGGCTTTCCTCGTAGCCGATCTCAATGCCGGTGGGTTTAGTGAACCCGAGGCTCAGGGCCGCG includes:
- a CDS encoding DNA polymerase III subunit gamma/tau; its protein translation is MPAAYQPLHHKYRPQRFDQLVGQEAIAATLGNALRSGRIAPAYLFSGPRGTGKTSSARILARSLNCISGDGPTPEPCGTCELCTSIANGNALDVIEIDAASNTGVDNIRELIERSRFAPVQARWKVYVVDECHMLSTAAFNALLKTLEEPPPRVVFVLATTDPQRVLPTILSRCQRFDFRRIPLDALERHLGWIAEQEQISITAEALHVVAQRAQGGLRDAESLLDQLSLLPPPVEPQAVWELLGAVPEQELLQLAESLAAGEPLGLIEAIRTLLERGREPSAVLQGLAGLLRDLVLAGVAPDRLELTSFSPQFRSGLPDLARRIGKAPLLRWQAQLKGSEQQLRQSVQPRLWLEVLLLGLLAEPQQTRAATPAAPAPPVTAAVIAPPAAAVAAPATPTAPAPVAANAAAPPDNAEAAPAPAAAPPAAAANTDLVELWQQILAGLELPSTRMLLSQQAVLARLDQQRAVVQVAGNWMAMVQSRLPLLEKAVASALGSPRQVMLEAGGAPPPQTPPSAPERPTPVQVHVPTPAPSPPTPPVATAPQAEPVATAPEPAPSAPQPLPVPAPVAAAPEVIAEAPKPQAGLIDDQAKRLADFFNGEVVQLDGPLPELEDGSGGSQAA
- a CDS encoding glycosyltransferase family 2 protein, producing MAAGGTATGARRLQASLFLIGCCLAGALPHALPASRSLWPSLALTLLLGTYAVRSVFLPRLRGAGAVVESPEPQAWPAVDLVVAARDEEAVIGRLVERLADLEYPAEQLRLWVIDDGSEDRTPEVLEDYQRRYPHLQVLRRSRDAGGGKSGALNALLPQLQGRWLLVLDADAQLQPDGLQRLVAYAEAGGWSAVQLRKAVVNADQNWLTRAQAMEMALDAVIQQGRLHSGGVVELRGNGQLLQRQAVLACDGFNEDTVTDDLDLSFRLLVQGQPVGLLWDPPVQEEAVTSLMGLWRQRQRWAEGGLQRFFDYWGPLTGAATSAARKLDLSGFFLLQYALPVMAVADLATSVLTRSTPLMWPLSFVAFGLSGGAILVGCLRSNEGPALPRMHPFNLALGIAYLGHWFVVIPYTTLRMALLPKRLVWAKTLHVGAGHDAAPGSEEADLTTQVL
- a CDS encoding SpoIID/LytB domain-containing protein, whose amino-acid sequence is MAPARALTALMSLALLAAGCQGAEAEALTRLPVPKPPAVQGQKPVLWVSLAAHLGAQPLLLEGASAPLQLLDAQGQRFSARRLSLRWVQQPLAKPLEIRRSVLGPFASFEAAEQAALAWKALGVAAEVAHPRDWEVWAPAGMAGPKGYPDRQVQQRLTQRRVLQLNTPSGWRSLEGPVQIQAPGGLRFNGGVFAGPFRLQADAYGSWTLVEQVPLERYLQGVVPHEIGAGSPPAALAAQAVLARTWALRNRHRFAVDGYHLCSDTQCQVYSDPRHAGSAVRQAVSRTTGQVLAQNGEPIHAVYHASNGGVSADEDEAWPLPELTYLEPSLDWRSAPPQGLTLPLDRQEVAALLARQSGVVGAAHPLFRWRRQLDQASLRKGLGARATSLGSPLKPVVLERGPSGRVVRLAIEGPRGQVVLERDAIRRTYRQLPSTLFVLTPSGSGSWSVVGGGFGHGAGLSQAGAIDLAARGWTVQQILSRYYPGAQLVPIQALPADGQRRAL
- the rpmI gene encoding 50S ribosomal protein L35 translates to MPKLKTRKAAAKRFKATGSGKFMRRHAFRNHLLDHKSPKRKRFLGTMAVVDERDADNVRAMLPYS
- the rplT gene encoding 50S ribosomal protein L20, which translates into the protein MARVKRGNVARKRRNKILRLARGFRGGNGSLFRTANQRVMKALCNAYRDRRRRKRDFRRLWIARINAAARLNGLSYSRLIGGLKKADVQLNRKMLAQLAVVDPGSFTAVVGAAKS
- a CDS encoding tetratricopeptide repeat protein; its protein translation is MDFSLPQAYLIGLLVILGGAAVLVARQILRVRSDEVALIRLEQSSKTGEQSAADLYELASVQLRKRLYGQAIDNLKLASKISAAEPPEAQALIENALGFALAAQSNYSAAIKHYRAALRAKADYPVALNNLAFALEKQQKPEEAKENYLKVLELDSSNGTAKKRLKRLERTAA
- a CDS encoding thiazole synthase, which translates into the protein MAPTAAVTATTNQLNDPLVIGGRRFRSRLMTGTGKYPSLQAMQASLESSACEIVTVAVRRVQSQAAGHEGLMEAIDWQRIWMLPNTAGCATAEEAIRVARLGRELAKLAGQEDNTFVKLEVIPDTRHLLPDPIGTLEAAEQLVKEGFTVLPYINADPLLAKRLEEAGCATVMPLGSPIGSGQGIRNAANIALIIENATVPVVVDAGLGVPSEAAQAMEMGADALLINSAIALAGDPAAMAQAMAMACEAGRTAFHAGRLPIRADANPSSPTAGRVGT
- the psb34 gene encoding photosystem II assembly protein Psb34; this encodes MQVTEEDGGRLNAFAKEPRMEVMDVGETSTANSKLLLIGGAVLVLLMVGVAAGIS
- a CDS encoding NAD-dependent epimerase/dehydratase family protein, with the protein product MKVFVLGGDGFCGWPCAVNLADQGHDVLIVDNLSRRKIDIDLAVESLTPIATMPDRLRAWEQTGGKPMRFVHMDIAHEYQRLLDLLLEERPDSVVHFAEQRAAPYSMKSSATKRYTVDNNVNGTHNLLAAIVESGLDIHVVHLGTMGVYGYGSHRGATIPEGYLKVEVPQPDGSRFEEEILHPASPGSVYHMTKTLDQLLFLYYNKNDKVRITDLHQGIVWGTNTEATDRDPRLTNRFDYDGDYGTVLNRFLMQAAIGYPLTVHGTGGQTRAFIHIRDSVKCVQLALENPPTKGERVKIFNQMTESHQVGELAKKVAALTGAEINHLPNPRNEAVENDLIVDNRCFIELGLNPTTLDDGLLKEVVEIAGRYADRCDRSRIPCISAWTKTQEAAIQAA
- a CDS encoding glycosyltransferase family 1 protein translates to MKIALFTETFLPKVDGIVTRLTKTVQHLVAAGDEVLIVCPDGAPDTYMGAQVLGVPAMPLPLYPELKLALPRPMVSDALEAFNPDLVHVVNPAVLGLGGIWIAKTKGYPLVASYHTHLPKYLEHYGLGMLEPVLWELLKAAHNQAELNLCTSTAMVAELSEKGIQHTALWQRGVDTELFRPELRNDAMRQRMLGGRSDTGQLLLYIGRLSAEKQIERIRPVLDALPEARLALVGDGPYRQQLETLFAGSAATFVGYLAGEELASAYASADAFLFPSSTETLGLVLLEAMAAGCPVVGANRGGIPDIVTDGVNGCLYEPDGVDGGAGSLTAAALRLLGDPSQREQLRRNARQEAERWGWAGATEQLRSYYRQVLSSNKQPALVG